A genomic stretch from Vibrio neptunius includes:
- the smpB gene encoding SsrA-binding protein SmpB, translated as MAKKKSKQKAGSNTIAVNKKARHEYFIDDEIEAGMELQGWEVKALRQGKANIAESYVFMRDGEAFVSGMTITPLNQASTHVVANPTRVRKLLMSRRELDNLFGRINREGMTLAALSLYWSRSWVKMKIGVAKGKKLHDKRTDLKEKDWAREKARVMKSSLR; from the coding sequence ATGGCAAAGAAAAAATCGAAACAAAAAGCGGGTAGCAATACCATCGCTGTCAATAAGAAAGCTCGCCACGAATATTTCATTGATGATGAAATCGAAGCGGGAATGGAGCTTCAAGGCTGGGAAGTTAAAGCACTTCGTCAAGGCAAAGCAAACATCGCAGAAAGCTACGTGTTTATGCGAGATGGTGAAGCCTTTGTGAGTGGCATGACTATTACTCCTCTTAACCAAGCATCGACACACGTTGTGGCGAACCCTACCCGTGTGCGTAAACTACTAATGAGCCGCCGTGAGCTTGATAACCTTTTTGGTCGAATTAACCGTGAAGGTATGACGCTTGCTGCACTCTCGCTCTACTGGTCTCGCTCTTGGGTGAAGATGAAAATCGGTGTTGCGAAAGGTAAGAAGCTGCACGATAAACGTACTGATCTGAAAGAAAAAGATTGGGCGAGAGAAAAAGCGCGCGTAATGAAGAGTTCACTGCGCTAA
- the recN gene encoding DNA repair protein RecN — protein MLAHLSVNNFAIVKSLQLELSHGMTTITGETGAGKSIAIDALGLCLGGRAEASMVRQGEEKTEVSAAFSLENNIHATRWLEDNDLLEGSDCILRRIINKEGRSRAFINGSPVPLSQLKTFGQLLINIHGQHAHHQLMKSDYQMAMLDQYAGHSNLLKGTRNAYQNWRQADNTLKQLKENSAANLAQKQLLEYQIKELNELSLGEDEYEELEQEHKRLSNSGELAATCQQAIELIYEGEEVNALGILQSASSSLIQLAELDESLSELPNMLSEAMIQIEETNNELRGYLDNIDVDPARMAFVEERFTKIMSMARKHHVLPDELYQHHQDLSSQIEALDCSDEKLEELEQAVENNYQVFLTSAEKLHKSRCRYAKELNKLITASMHELSMEKAQFCIEVDKQCTHPSPLGMDNVCFMVSTNPGQPIQPIAKVASGGELSRISLAIQVITAQKVDTPSLIFDEVDVGISGPTAAVVGRMLRKLGESTQVLCVTHLPQVAGCGHQQLFVAKQTKAGKTETQMHSLNHEQRVSELARLLGGSEITESTLANAKELLIAA, from the coding sequence ATGCTGGCTCATCTAAGTGTTAATAATTTCGCTATTGTTAAATCTCTACAGCTGGAGCTATCTCACGGCATGACCACCATCACTGGAGAAACCGGTGCGGGTAAATCTATTGCAATTGACGCTTTAGGTCTTTGCTTAGGTGGTCGGGCGGAAGCCAGCATGGTACGCCAAGGGGAAGAAAAAACCGAAGTCAGTGCGGCTTTTTCCCTTGAAAACAACATTCACGCAACGCGTTGGCTAGAAGATAACGATCTGCTGGAAGGCAGTGACTGTATCTTGCGTCGCATCATCAATAAAGAAGGCCGCTCAAGAGCCTTCATTAATGGCAGCCCGGTACCACTTTCACAACTAAAAACGTTTGGGCAATTACTGATCAACATCCATGGTCAGCATGCGCACCATCAACTCATGAAGAGTGACTACCAAATGGCCATGCTGGACCAATATGCAGGCCATAGCAACCTTTTAAAAGGCACTCGTAATGCCTATCAAAATTGGCGTCAGGCCGATAACACCCTTAAGCAGTTAAAAGAAAATAGTGCGGCTAATCTTGCGCAAAAACAACTACTTGAATACCAAATCAAAGAGCTTAATGAGCTCTCTCTTGGCGAGGATGAATATGAAGAACTCGAACAGGAACACAAAAGATTGTCTAATAGCGGAGAGCTCGCCGCCACCTGCCAACAAGCCATCGAGCTTATTTACGAAGGTGAAGAAGTTAATGCGCTTGGTATTCTCCAATCAGCCAGTAGCTCCCTGATCCAGCTCGCTGAATTGGATGAATCTCTCTCAGAGTTGCCTAACATGCTATCAGAAGCCATGATTCAAATAGAGGAGACCAATAACGAACTGCGTGGTTACCTCGATAACATCGATGTTGATCCTGCACGTATGGCATTTGTTGAAGAACGCTTCACAAAAATCATGTCGATGGCTCGTAAACATCATGTTCTACCCGATGAGCTATATCAGCATCATCAAGATTTGTCGTCGCAAATTGAGGCTTTAGATTGTTCCGATGAAAAGCTGGAAGAGTTAGAGCAAGCTGTTGAAAACAACTATCAGGTTTTCCTGACCTCAGCAGAGAAACTTCACAAGTCTCGATGTCGCTACGCTAAAGAGCTCAATAAACTCATCACCGCCAGTATGCATGAGCTCAGCATGGAAAAAGCGCAATTCTGTATCGAAGTCGATAAGCAATGTACTCATCCTTCTCCCCTCGGCATGGATAACGTCTGTTTTATGGTGTCAACCAACCCTGGTCAACCTATTCAGCCCATTGCCAAAGTCGCCTCTGGGGGTGAGTTATCACGTATTTCTTTAGCCATTCAAGTAATCACGGCACAAAAAGTCGACACACCTAGTTTAATCTTTGATGAGGTAGATGTGGGTATCAGCGGACCCACGGCTGCTGTTGTAGGTAGAATGCTTCGTAAGCTTGGCGAGTCAACGCAAGTTCTTTGTGTGACTCACTTGCCTCAAGTGGCGGGCTGTGGCCACCAACAACTCTTTGTAGCCAAACAAACCAAAGCTGGCAAAACAGAAACTCAGATGCATTCTTTGAATCACGAACAGCGCGTATCCGAATTAGCCAGATTACTTGGCGGCAGTGAAATTACAGAGTCGACCTTGGCGAATGCAAAAGAGTTATTGATTGCGGCTTGA
- a CDS encoding M15 family metallopeptidase, with amino-acid sequence MKIYWVGLLTALLSSTGYAKIAPISEWQCSMMKSQGVLNEGAPLGCDRLSKVDFDFTHFDGQTQQGSMIVFDVVAPSVERIFTELHKRQFPLHSARLMREFRGDDTASMAANNSSAFNARSITGGSSWSKHAYGVAIDINPVQNPFLEFGSDGKITVKPIQSVDNYINRTRFRARNEIERQGMAEEVTELFAYHGFLIWGGDWNTPIDTQHFEVGSRQFIEKLVNQPKPDAMEAFNQYVASYRHCFEQNEAEGSEKARAMCAYKTVQAF; translated from the coding sequence ATGAAAATATACTGGGTGGGCCTGCTCACTGCCTTATTGAGTTCAACGGGTTACGCTAAAATCGCCCCTATTTCAGAATGGCAATGTAGTATGATGAAAAGTCAAGGGGTGTTGAATGAGGGCGCTCCATTAGGCTGTGATCGACTTTCTAAAGTTGATTTCGACTTTACTCACTTTGATGGGCAAACTCAGCAGGGCAGCATGATAGTGTTCGATGTTGTTGCCCCTTCCGTAGAGCGGATTTTCACCGAGCTACATAAACGTCAGTTTCCGCTTCATTCTGCGCGCTTAATGCGTGAATTTCGAGGCGATGATACTGCTTCTATGGCCGCGAACAACAGCAGTGCTTTCAATGCTCGCTCTATCACTGGCGGGTCTAGTTGGTCGAAACATGCTTATGGTGTCGCCATTGATATCAACCCGGTACAAAACCCGTTTCTAGAATTTGGCTCAGATGGCAAAATCACAGTTAAACCGATTCAATCAGTAGATAACTACATTAACCGAACTCGTTTTCGAGCTCGAAATGAGATCGAACGTCAAGGCATGGCCGAAGAGGTCACAGAGCTTTTCGCATACCACGGGTTCCTTATCTGGGGCGGGGACTGGAATACGCCGATAGACACTCAGCATTTCGAAGTCGGGTCGCGTCAATTTATTGAAAAGCTGGTAAATCAACCTAAACCCGATGCAATGGAAGCATTCAACCAATACGTTGCGTCATATCGCCATTGTTTCGAGCAAAATGAAGCGGAGGGAAGTGAGAAGGCGCGAGCGATGTGTGCGTACAAAACAGTACAAGCGTTTTAA
- a CDS encoding RnfH family protein: MSIESDMIHVEVVYALPQEQRVYTLVVNKTMTVEEIITESGVLEQYPEIDLANNKVGVFSRNIKLDATVRDKDRIEIYRPLLADPKEIRRKRAEQAKAEGSADPVTGGKKNPLRKEG, encoded by the coding sequence ATGAGTATTGAGTCTGACATGATCCACGTTGAGGTGGTATATGCATTACCTCAAGAACAGCGAGTGTACACTCTGGTTGTGAACAAAACGATGACGGTTGAAGAGATCATCACAGAATCCGGTGTTTTAGAGCAATATCCTGAAATTGACCTTGCAAACAATAAGGTTGGGGTTTTTAGCCGTAACATAAAGCTCGACGCAACGGTTCGAGATAAAGATCGTATCGAGATATATCGTCCATTGTTGGCGGACCCGAAAGAAATTCGTCGTAAGCGAGCCGAGCAAGCCAAAGCAGAAGGTTCTGCTGATCCTGTGACCGGTGGTAAGAAAAACCCGTTGAGGAAGGAAGGTTAA
- a CDS encoding mechanosensitive ion channel family protein — MISVFRVLCVLSLSLSSVYTLASERFPLAPPDTSSPQATYLSFIHLVEQANQTLLELPSLPTTEKEAAKQSVYALFDKAMQCFDLSEIPKSSKQRVALESVMLMKEILDRLPEFEATSIPDQKNIAYWRLPHTQLVIEKQSDGQYLFSAQTVDKLYSNYQLVKHLPNRNGAVDDFYQFYSLSAGKLIPPAWFGYIEALPDAFMIEFSDQAVWQWIALAIVCLVLFAYGYAVYRYLGRTILTPVVMAVGIGVFLYLISHEINMTGKLMSTLNVSGELLIWLLVTQSAYLVGYRACTILPNRSENTSELRQSVTQIVGTLVGSALAVSIFGYGLSRIGVPVYGIVTGLSLGGMAIALAIRPTMENLIGGVILFMDKSLSVGDYCKIGQVSGVVERIGVRSTRIRAKDRTQITIANGDLVKMEIVNFTRRDRYPFSTQIGLRYETSMPQVEQIAYEIKTAFLAHPDVLESPLRVHFSGFDKYSLNIDVLAHIDTKDRNEFLQLQQDLLMRIEQIVKANQAEFALPAQTTYLQMKSNSVEQIRAESEALS; from the coding sequence ATGATTTCTGTATTCAGAGTTTTATGTGTTCTTAGTCTGTCTTTGTCTTCAGTTTATACACTTGCTAGTGAACGTTTTCCTTTGGCTCCACCGGACACGAGTAGCCCGCAAGCAACCTACCTCAGCTTCATCCACTTGGTCGAGCAAGCCAACCAAACCCTGTTAGAACTGCCTTCCTTACCGACAACAGAGAAAGAAGCGGCCAAACAATCGGTGTATGCTCTGTTCGATAAAGCAATGCAATGTTTTGATCTCTCTGAAATCCCAAAATCGAGCAAGCAACGAGTTGCACTAGAGTCCGTTATGCTGATGAAAGAGATCCTCGATCGCCTTCCAGAGTTTGAAGCTACATCGATTCCCGATCAAAAAAATATCGCCTATTGGCGGCTGCCTCACACTCAATTGGTGATTGAAAAACAAAGCGATGGTCAATACTTATTCTCAGCTCAAACCGTCGATAAGCTCTATTCCAACTATCAGCTTGTCAAACATTTGCCTAACCGCAACGGCGCAGTCGATGACTTTTATCAGTTTTACTCTCTGAGTGCAGGGAAACTGATTCCACCAGCTTGGTTTGGTTATATTGAAGCCCTCCCAGATGCGTTCATGATAGAGTTTTCTGATCAAGCAGTATGGCAGTGGATCGCATTGGCGATAGTCTGCCTAGTGTTATTTGCTTACGGTTACGCTGTTTATCGCTATCTTGGTAGGACTATATTGACCCCAGTAGTAATGGCGGTGGGAATTGGCGTTTTCTTATATTTGATCAGCCACGAAATCAATATGACGGGCAAGTTAATGTCGACTTTGAACGTCTCTGGTGAGCTATTGATCTGGCTTTTAGTGACTCAGTCAGCTTACCTAGTTGGCTACAGAGCTTGCACAATTTTACCCAATCGAAGCGAGAATACCTCCGAGTTACGCCAAAGCGTGACACAAATTGTAGGGACTCTGGTCGGCTCTGCTTTAGCCGTGTCGATCTTTGGCTATGGCTTAAGCCGTATCGGCGTTCCAGTCTACGGTATCGTCACTGGCTTAAGCCTCGGTGGTATGGCTATCGCACTTGCGATTAGACCGACGATGGAAAACCTGATTGGTGGCGTGATACTGTTTATGGACAAATCATTGTCTGTAGGTGACTACTGCAAAATTGGCCAAGTCTCTGGTGTTGTTGAGCGTATAGGCGTACGTTCGACGCGAATTCGAGCGAAAGATCGCACCCAAATAACCATTGCGAATGGCGACTTGGTCAAAATGGAAATCGTCAACTTCACTCGTCGAGATCGCTATCCGTTTAGTACTCAGATAGGTCTGCGATACGAGACGTCTATGCCTCAAGTCGAACAGATTGCCTATGAAATAAAAACAGCGTTTTTGGCACACCCAGATGTACTCGAATCGCCCCTACGCGTCCATTTTTCAGGCTTTGACAAATACAGTTTAAACATTGATGTATTGGCTCATATTGATACTAAAGACAGAAATGAGTTCTTGCAATTGCAGCAAGATTTACTGATGCGTATTGAACAAATTGTTAAAGCGAATCAAGCAGAGTTTGCTCTGCCAGCCCAAACGACCTACTTGCAAATGAAATCAAACTCAGTAGAACAAATCCGAGCCGAATCAGAAGCGCTTAGTTAA
- the grpE gene encoding nucleotide exchange factor GrpE, whose translation MSNEENKIKEEELQQQDTAQEVEAEVVGTDADIEWNEETDQDEQESKVAQLEAALLSSEAKVKEQQDSVLRAKAEVENMRRRTETEIDKARKYALNKFAEELLPVIDNLERAIQAADTDNEAVKPIVEGVELTHKTFVDTVAKFGLKEINPEGEAFNPEMHQAMSIQESPDHESNTVMFVMQKGYELNGRVIRPAMVMVAK comes from the coding sequence ATGAGCAACGAAGAAAACAAGATCAAAGAAGAAGAACTACAGCAGCAAGACACTGCACAAGAAGTTGAAGCAGAAGTTGTAGGTACTGACGCTGATATCGAATGGAACGAAGAAACAGACCAAGATGAACAAGAGTCGAAGGTTGCTCAACTTGAAGCGGCACTTCTATCGAGTGAAGCGAAAGTAAAAGAGCAACAAGACTCTGTTCTTCGTGCTAAAGCTGAAGTTGAAAATATGCGCCGCCGTACAGAAACGGAAATTGACAAGGCACGTAAATATGCACTGAACAAGTTTGCAGAAGAACTGTTGCCGGTTATCGACAACCTTGAGCGTGCAATTCAAGCTGCCGACACCGATAATGAAGCAGTGAAACCAATCGTTGAAGGTGTTGAGCTTACACATAAAACGTTCGTTGATACGGTCGCTAAGTTTGGTTTGAAAGAAATTAACCCGGAAGGTGAAGCGTTCAACCCTGAAATGCATCAGGCGATGTCTATTCAGGAGAGCCCAGATCACGAGTCAAACACGGTTATGTTTGTCATGCAGAAAGGCTATGAGTTGAATGGTCGTGTGATTCGCCCTGCGATGGTGATGGTGGCGAAATAA
- the bamE gene encoding outer membrane protein assembly factor BamE codes for MQLKKWLIALPLSMTLLTGCSLLEKLVYRIDINQGNYVEQQAVDQLKFGMTKEQVRFVMGSPMLIENGFPDTWYYIYHHTEGHQDSIQKNLIVNFNDKGQLVDVTGDFPPSKDFFESIN; via the coding sequence ATGCAATTGAAAAAGTGGCTAATCGCTTTACCACTCTCTATGACACTGTTGACTGGCTGCTCCCTATTAGAAAAGCTCGTTTACCGAATCGACATCAACCAAGGTAACTATGTTGAGCAACAAGCCGTCGATCAACTTAAATTTGGTATGACCAAAGAACAGGTACGTTTTGTGATGGGCTCCCCAATGCTGATTGAAAACGGCTTCCCTGATACTTGGTACTACATTTATCACCACACTGAAGGTCATCAGGATTCCATTCAAAAGAACCTGATCGTCAACTTCAATGATAAAGGGCAGTTGGTTGACGTCACTGGAGATTTCCCGCCGAGCAAAGACTTTTTTGAGAGTATTAACTAA
- a CDS encoding dicarboxylate/amino acid:cation symporter has protein sequence MDKSLSSKIFVGLFAGLLIGTAIQYLFSGIAIFDTYLLGAAEGAGGMFVSLIKLLVVPLVYVSIVCGIVDLKDITAFGRLGGKTFALYIFNTIIAITAALTVGLVFQPGADANLAGTISETVKLTTTETPDIFSLVVNIVPSNPVQAFANGDMLQIIFMAILTGLAIQALDSRGGPAIRTFKMANEIMMKLVGLVMSLAPYGVFALMIQLGATLDANTLMSVAGYVALVVSMLVFWIFFFYPMAVGIATGTSPKTFLRATREQILFSLSTASSNATIPVTMRTLTEKLQVSKSVAGFGVPLGATMNMSGVSIYIALATIFVANAFGQPINTADVFTLGLTILLLSIGAGGVPGGGVVMVGVLLHQLGLPPEGLAIIAAVDRINDMFCTSSNVVGDTAVNTIVAKSEGEIGKEQAEVEAQPAQANA, from the coding sequence ATGGATAAATCGCTTTCAAGCAAGATATTTGTAGGCTTGTTCGCTGGCCTGCTGATTGGTACTGCGATTCAGTACCTGTTTAGCGGAATTGCTATTTTTGATACTTACCTTCTAGGCGCAGCGGAAGGCGCAGGTGGTATGTTCGTATCTTTGATCAAACTTCTCGTTGTTCCACTGGTCTACGTTTCTATCGTATGCGGTATTGTCGATCTAAAAGACATCACTGCGTTTGGTCGTCTTGGCGGTAAAACTTTTGCCTTATATATCTTTAACACCATCATCGCGATTACCGCGGCACTGACGGTTGGCCTTGTTTTCCAACCGGGTGCTGATGCCAATCTGGCGGGGACAATTTCAGAAACGGTTAAGCTAACGACGACTGAAACACCGGATATCTTCTCACTGGTCGTTAACATTGTACCTAGCAACCCGGTTCAGGCATTTGCTAATGGTGACATGCTACAAATCATTTTCATGGCAATTTTGACAGGTCTTGCTATTCAAGCGCTTGATTCACGCGGTGGGCCTGCTATTCGTACGTTCAAAATGGCTAACGAAATCATGATGAAGCTTGTTGGTCTAGTGATGAGCCTAGCGCCATACGGTGTATTTGCACTGATGATTCAGCTAGGTGCAACGCTTGATGCTAACACACTCATGTCTGTTGCAGGCTACGTCGCACTTGTTGTTTCAATGCTAGTATTCTGGATCTTCTTCTTCTACCCAATGGCAGTAGGCATTGCGACAGGGACTTCTCCAAAGACGTTCCTACGTGCAACTCGTGAGCAGATCCTATTCTCTCTATCGACAGCAAGCTCGAACGCTACGATCCCTGTAACAATGCGTACTCTAACGGAGAAACTACAGGTTTCAAAATCAGTAGCAGGTTTTGGTGTGCCACTAGGTGCAACCATGAACATGTCTGGTGTTTCTATCTACATCGCACTAGCAACTATCTTTGTTGCGAACGCGTTTGGTCAGCCAATCAATACTGCTGACGTGTTTACGCTAGGTCTAACTATCTTGCTGCTATCAATCGGTGCGGGTGGTGTTCCTGGTGGTGGCGTGGTAATGGTCGGTGTTCTTCTTCACCAACTAGGTCTTCCACCAGAAGGTCTTGCAATCATCGCAGCAGTAGACCGTATCAACGATATGTTCTGTACTT
- a CDS encoding ATPase, producing MKKQILRSLPSAGALSLLVATFSAIAMAGNPAFPPVDDRPAQAAAEQPRFFVKYHEGKEQQARELLHSNGIDVIDVLDNQQVLVVSATQEQIDKLSNDKLIDYVEPEPIRRLYSQ from the coding sequence ATGAAGAAGCAGATATTAAGGTCATTGCCAAGTGCTGGCGCTCTCAGTCTATTAGTCGCGACTTTCTCTGCCATTGCAATGGCTGGGAACCCAGCGTTTCCCCCAGTGGATGATAGGCCTGCACAGGCCGCGGCAGAGCAACCACGATTCTTTGTCAAGTATCATGAAGGCAAAGAACAACAAGCTAGAGAGCTTCTTCATTCGAACGGTATTGACGTTATCGATGTACTCGATAACCAGCAGGTGCTGGTGGTGTCGGCCACTCAGGAGCAAATCGATAAGTTGAGTAATGACAAGCTGATTGATTATGTTGAGCCTGAGCCTATCCGGCGTCTATACTCACAGTAA
- a CDS encoding PAS domain-containing methyl-accepting chemotaxis protein encodes MWPFEKKTEEAEQKRIRQQNYHLIVASMNQALVTIEFDPQGKIKTASSLFLKAMGYQLEELVGKHHRIFCDKSYVQSSEYSRFWQSLGRGEVKSGTFERYSKSGDLVIIEATYFPVFNDTGAVTSVIKIASDVTEKVKQARADKDLIAALHQNFAVIEFQPDGTIIDANKNFLTALGYSMEQVQGQHHRMFCFDEFYHENPNFWRELAQGRAFSGRFLRKTSYGEELWIQASYSPVRNEKGEVYKIVKFASDITADVTREMAIAEAANIAYSTALQTSQVAQNGNQVLQETVGISQKMMDNLTASISQIDELATLSDDVSEIVKTIGSIAEQTNLLALNAAIEAARAGDQGRGFAVVADEVRKLASRTSESTEEITQVVNKNMSLTKEVTQAMNEVNSVAQEASGKIQTVSETMDEIYTGSESVASAVNSFKNSEA; translated from the coding sequence ATGTGGCCATTTGAAAAAAAGACCGAAGAAGCGGAACAAAAGCGTATTCGACAGCAGAATTACCATCTAATTGTCGCCTCCATGAATCAGGCCTTGGTCACGATTGAATTTGATCCTCAAGGGAAGATCAAAACAGCCAGTTCGTTGTTTTTAAAAGCGATGGGTTATCAACTGGAAGAGCTAGTTGGTAAACATCATCGTATTTTTTGTGATAAAAGCTACGTACAGAGCTCTGAATACTCGCGTTTCTGGCAATCTCTGGGACGAGGTGAAGTGAAATCGGGTACTTTCGAACGTTACAGTAAGTCTGGAGATTTGGTCATCATAGAGGCGACCTATTTCCCAGTATTTAACGATACTGGCGCAGTAACTAGTGTAATAAAAATAGCCAGTGACGTGACAGAGAAAGTCAAACAAGCACGAGCCGATAAAGATCTTATTGCGGCACTGCATCAAAATTTCGCGGTGATTGAGTTTCAGCCTGACGGCACGATCATCGATGCAAATAAAAACTTCTTAACTGCTCTTGGCTACTCAATGGAGCAGGTCCAAGGGCAGCACCATCGCATGTTCTGCTTTGATGAGTTTTATCATGAAAATCCTAATTTCTGGCGTGAACTGGCGCAAGGTCGGGCTTTTTCCGGTCGTTTTCTACGCAAGACAAGTTATGGAGAAGAACTGTGGATCCAAGCTTCATATAGCCCAGTTCGCAATGAAAAGGGAGAGGTGTATAAAATTGTTAAATTCGCTTCCGATATTACCGCTGATGTCACTCGTGAAATGGCGATTGCAGAAGCGGCAAACATTGCTTATTCAACAGCGTTGCAAACCTCTCAAGTGGCGCAGAACGGCAATCAGGTACTTCAAGAAACCGTAGGTATTTCACAAAAAATGATGGATAACCTCACGGCATCGATCAGTCAGATTGATGAACTAGCCACGCTGTCTGATGATGTATCCGAAATTGTCAAAACCATTGGCAGTATTGCGGAGCAAACCAATTTGCTGGCACTGAATGCAGCGATTGAGGCTGCGCGGGCTGGTGATCAGGGAAGGGGCTTTGCTGTTGTAGCAGATGAAGTGCGAAAACTGGCTTCAAGAACGTCCGAATCGACGGAAGAAATTACCCAAGTTGTGAATAAGAATATGTCCTTGACCAAAGAAGTCACTCAAGCAATGAACGAGGTTAATTCTGTGGCTCAGGAGGCAAGCGGAAAAATTCAAACGGTTTCAGAAACCATGGATGAAATCTACACTGGCTCAGAAAGTGTCGCCTCTGCGGTGAATAGTTTTAAAAACAGCGAAGCGTGA
- a CDS encoding GIY-YIG nuclease family protein — MKQPAVYILTNQSCSCLYIGVTSNLKARVWQHKNGRVGGFSKRYNIDCLVYYELFLDITDAIYREKQLKKWKRKWKERLINETNRRWADLYDFL, encoded by the coding sequence GTGAAACAACCTGCTGTATACATACTGACTAACCAGTCCTGTAGCTGTCTGTACATTGGCGTGACTAGTAACCTCAAAGCGCGGGTATGGCAGCACAAAAATGGCAGGGTGGGTGGATTTAGCAAGCGATATAACATCGACTGTCTAGTTTACTACGAGCTTTTTCTTGATATCACAGACGCGATTTATAGAGAGAAGCAATTGAAAAAGTGGAAGCGAAAATGGAAAGAGAGATTAATCAACGAAACCAATCGTCGTTGGGCTGACTTATACGACTTTCTTTGA